A region from the Spiroplasma taiwanense CT-1 genome encodes:
- a CDS encoding tRNA1(Val) (adenine(37)-N6)-methyltransferase produces the protein MKIINNILNFKELKIIQDTEMFNYCIDSILLTKFWKPSKKYKNILDFGTNNAIIPLILSRYTNAKISGVEIQRQAYEIAKENIKINNLSDKIFIYCNDIKKFILNKNNEYDLIFCNPPFFKINLNSSNNLNTRSKFLISARHEKDITLSEIIESAKIALKNGGKFLLIHLSERVEEIIILLNKNNFAIKKIRFIYSKKGQAAKKVLIESINDGNKGTKILDPLYVHNEDGTYTEEVLKMFGD, from the coding sequence ATGAAAATTATTAATAACATTTTAAATTTTAAAGAATTAAAAATAATACAAGATACTGAAATGTTTAATTATTGCATTGATTCAATTTTATTAACTAAATTTTGAAAACCATCAAAAAAATATAAAAACATTTTAGATTTTGGAACAAATAATGCTATTATTCCATTAATTTTATCAAGATACACAAATGCTAAAATATCAGGTGTTGAAATACAAAGGCAAGCTTATGAAATTGCAAAGGAAAATATTAAAATAAATAATTTAAGTGACAAAATTTTTATATATTGTAATGATATAAAAAAATTTATTTTAAATAAAAATAATGAATATGACTTAATTTTCTGTAATCCACCATTTTTTAAAATTAATTTAAATTCTTCAAATAATTTAAATACAAGAAGTAAATTTTTAATTAGTGCAAGACATGAAAAAGATATTACATTAAGTGAAATAATTGAATCTGCAAAAATAGCTTTAAAAAACGGCGGTAAGTTTTTGTTAATTCACTTAAGCGAAAGAGTTGAAGAAATTATAATTCTATTAAATAAAAATAATTTTGCAATAAAAAAAATAAGATTTATTTATTCAAAAAAAGGACAAGCTGCAAAAAAGGTATTAATTGAGTCAATAAATGATGGAAATAAGGGAACAAAAATTTTAGATCCACTTTATGTACATAATGAAGATGGAACTTATACTGAAGAAGTATTAAAAATGTTTGGTGATTAA
- the tilS gene encoding tRNA lysidine(34) synthetase TilS, with protein MKLEKKEKYIVALSGGPDSIFLLNYLLQKKITNLIACHVNYNFRKDSLNDQIICENICKLNNIKLETLNIISNYKNLTFNFESWAREKRYNFFQEISYKYNINKVLVAHNLNDHVETFLMQKQKKSLVNYYGIEEKIFFDNLLIIRPILKIKKKSILKYLSDKKIKYAIDSTNTDLNFLRNKIRSNLKNNQLKKFILIIKKENKKLKKIKKSIQKKINKGFLQLNDFVENEEYNLRLLFNFFEFKKVGSFFYKTKKAIIKEILKQIMSKKSFIKIQLDFFVIIKDYNFIYIFEKNKLNIFEKTLVSTEKKMKFNINLNRNFDIIITNDWEKWQSKVFYGSKKLSDYYKKNKISYIQRYKNILIFSKTNKIVLNKLN; from the coding sequence ATGAAATTAGAAAAAAAAGAAAAATATATTGTAGCGTTATCTGGTGGACCTGATAGTATTTTTTTATTAAATTATTTATTACAAAAAAAAATAACTAATTTAATAGCATGTCATGTTAATTATAATTTTCGAAAAGATTCACTTAATGACCAAATTATTTGTGAAAACATTTGTAAATTAAATAATATCAAATTAGAAACTCTTAATATAATTAGCAATTATAAAAATTTAACTTTTAATTTTGAATCTTGGGCTAGAGAAAAACGATATAATTTTTTTCAGGAAATATCATATAAGTATAATATTAATAAAGTATTGGTAGCACATAATTTAAATGATCATGTAGAAACATTTTTAATGCAAAAGCAAAAAAAAAGCTTAGTAAATTATTATGGAATAGAAGAAAAAATTTTTTTTGATAATTTATTAATTATTAGACCAATTCTAAAAATAAAGAAAAAGAGTATTTTGAAATACCTTAGTGATAAAAAAATTAAGTATGCTATTGACAGTACAAATACAGATTTAAATTTTTTAAGAAATAAAATTAGATCAAATTTAAAAAATAATCAATTAAAAAAATTTATTTTAATAATAAAGAAAGAAAATAAAAAACTTAAAAAAATAAAAAAAAGTATTCAAAAAAAAATAAATAAAGGTTTTCTGCAATTAAATGATTTTGTTGAAAATGAAGAATATAATTTAAGATTACTATTTAATTTTTTTGAATTTAAAAAAGTAGGCTCTTTTTTTTATAAAACAAAAAAAGCTATTATTAAAGAAATTTTAAAACAAATAATGTCTAAAAAAAGTTTTATAAAAATACAATTAGATTTTTTTGTAATAATTAAAGATTATAATTTTATTTACATTTTTGAAAAAAATAAATTAAATATTTTTGAGAAAACATTAGTTAGTACAGAAAAAAAAATGAAATTTAATATAAATTTAAATAGAAATTTTGATATTATTATTACTAATGATTGAGAAAAATGACAATCAAAAGTTTTTTATGGTTCAAAAAAATTATCAGACTATTATAAAAAAAATAAAATTAGTTATATTCAAAGATATAAAAATATTTTAATTTTTAGTAAAACTAACAAAATAGTTTTAAATAAACTAAATTAA
- the ftsH gene encoding ATP-dependent zinc metalloprotease FtsH — MKNKKSIWLWVLFIIMLIIIGIVVWQFLTGTSDKLTYEQFEALINNGSIDKTQTKEQIYNGVHVISGTYQKDGSVHKFVLSLTNEVYSMHLSNNVWFADFVSGILTEYETTSPLLSLALNFLPMIVLIGFYIWIFSSMSKGGMGGGMFGGKSTRPREIKSDVKFSDVAGIDEEKTELVELVDYLKNPNKYGMMGARVPKGVLMEGPPGTGKTLLAKAVAGEAGVAFFTMAGSEFEEMFVGLGASRVRDLFSDAKKSAPCIIFIDEIDAVGRKRNNSMGSSTNEQTLNQLLVEMDGFGSNSGVIVMAATNRVDVLDPALLRPGRFDRTIQISLPDIREREAILKLHSRNKAISPEIDWKRIAERTPGFSGAQLENVLNEAAILVVRNKRKMITINDIDEAIDRVVGGPAKKSRAMTVQDKQVVSYHEAGHALIGLKLDSASKVQKVTIIPRGNAGGYTIMTPKDESNFSSKEDLYASIAGYLGGRAAEEIIFGKNKITTGAHDDLDKATNIARRMVTQFGMSTLGLTKFLTMQEESYGQTKGVYSDEIAFKIDMEIHKILDDCYKISIETISKNRELLELIAESLRILETITAEQIDYINKNNKLPDEVIKEKNRKQEEEKKKEAGEILEFEPD, encoded by the coding sequence ATGAAAAATAAAAAATCTATATGATTATGGGTTTTATTTATTATTATGTTGATAATAATAGGAATTGTTGTATGACAGTTTTTAACTGGTACATCAGATAAATTAACTTATGAACAATTTGAGGCCTTAATAAATAATGGTTCAATAGATAAAACTCAAACAAAGGAACAAATTTATAATGGTGTTCATGTTATTTCTGGAACATATCAAAAGGATGGTTCAGTGCATAAATTTGTTCTTTCATTAACAAATGAAGTATATTCAATGCACTTAAGTAATAATGTATGATTTGCTGATTTTGTTAGTGGAATACTTACTGAATATGAAACAACATCTCCACTTTTATCATTAGCACTTAATTTTTTACCAATGATTGTATTAATTGGTTTTTATATTTGAATATTTAGTTCAATGTCAAAAGGTGGCATGGGTGGTGGAATGTTCGGTGGAAAATCAACAAGACCACGTGAAATTAAATCGGATGTTAAATTTTCTGATGTTGCTGGTATTGACGAAGAAAAAACAGAACTAGTAGAATTGGTTGACTATTTAAAAAACCCAAATAAGTATGGAATGATGGGAGCTAGAGTTCCAAAAGGAGTACTAATGGAGGGACCACCAGGTACAGGGAAAACTTTACTTGCAAAAGCAGTAGCAGGAGAAGCGGGCGTTGCATTTTTTACTATGGCAGGTTCTGAATTTGAAGAAATGTTTGTAGGATTAGGAGCAAGTAGGGTTAGAGATCTTTTTAGTGATGCAAAGAAATCAGCTCCATGTATAATTTTTATTGATGAAATTGATGCAGTCGGAAGAAAAAGAAATAATTCTATGGGGTCCTCTACTAATGAGCAAACTTTAAATCAATTATTAGTTGAAATGGATGGTTTTGGTTCAAATTCAGGTGTAATAGTTATGGCCGCTACAAATAGAGTAGATGTTTTGGATCCAGCACTTTTAAGACCAGGTCGTTTTGATAGAACAATTCAAATTTCATTACCGGATATTAGAGAAAGAGAAGCAATATTAAAATTACATTCAAGAAATAAAGCTATTTCTCCAGAAATTGATTGGAAACGTATTGCTGAAAGAACGCCTGGGTTTTCAGGGGCACAACTGGAAAATGTTTTAAATGAAGCTGCAATACTTGTTGTAAGAAATAAAAGAAAAATGATTACTATAAATGATATTGATGAAGCTATTGATAGAGTTGTAGGGGGACCTGCAAAAAAATCAAGAGCTATGACGGTTCAAGATAAACAAGTTGTTTCTTATCATGAGGCTGGTCATGCTTTGATTGGTTTAAAATTAGATTCAGCATCAAAAGTTCAGAAAGTTACAATTATTCCTAGAGGAAATGCTGGTGGTTATACTATTATGACTCCAAAAGATGAATCAAATTTTTCTTCAAAAGAAGATTTATATGCATCAATAGCGGGTTACCTTGGTGGAAGAGCAGCAGAAGAAATTATTTTTGGAAAAAATAAAATAACTACTGGGGCACATGATGATTTAGATAAAGCAACAAATATTGCAAGAAGAATGGTAACTCAATTTGGTATGTCTACTTTAGGATTAACAAAATTTTTAACTATGCAAGAAGAATCTTATGGGCAAACAAAAGGTGTTTATTCAGATGAAATTGCATTCAAAATTGATATGGAAATTCATAAAATTTTAGATGATTGCTATAAAATTTCAATTGAAACTATTTCAAAGAATAGAGAATTACTTGAATTAATTGCTGAATCATTAAGAATTTTAGAAACAATAACAGCTGAACAAATTGATTACATAAATAAAAATAATAAACTTCCAGATGAAGTAATAAAAGAAAAAAATAGAAAACAAGAAGAAGAAAAGAAAAAAGAAGCAGGGGAAATTTTAGAATTTGAACCAGACTAA
- a CDS encoding Hsp33 family molecular chaperone HslO gives MDMEIRATSNKNNVKISIVDITEELDKIVKLQKTNPLASFALGRTIINTALISLSVKDGSKVTTNINGMGLGGSIIAEFQNNSIKGYIEKPNFEINKILNDKESESALSQVVGTQGFLQISRDNGKKQPYTSRVELISGEINLDFMYYLQQSDQINSLISSNIDFEEDGSIKKACGVIIQLLPGFTEENIDFIEEKIGSVEHLIKTLMESTNYEALIKEICEDAQVVGINQLFFKCTCSEEKVLNTLKLLEKEEINKAINDGEEIEVVCDFCKNIFIIIPEQLKKLIIC, from the coding sequence ATGGACATGGAAATAAGAGCAACTAGCAATAAAAATAATGTTAAAATTTCAATTGTTGATATCACAGAAGAATTAGATAAAATAGTAAAACTTCAAAAAACTAATCCTTTAGCTTCTTTTGCTTTAGGAAGAACCATTATAAATACTGCATTAATAAGCTTATCAGTTAAAGATGGAAGCAAAGTTACAACAAATATTAATGGAATGGGTTTAGGTGGTTCAATAATTGCTGAATTTCAAAATAATTCAATAAAAGGTTATATTGAAAAACCAAATTTCGAAATAAATAAAATACTTAATGATAAGGAAAGTGAAAGCGCATTATCGCAAGTTGTAGGAACTCAAGGCTTTTTACAAATTTCAAGAGATAATGGTAAAAAACAACCCTATACTTCAAGAGTAGAATTAATTTCAGGAGAAATTAATTTAGATTTTATGTACTATTTACAACAAAGCGATCAAATAAATTCATTAATTTCATCAAATATTGATTTTGAAGAAGATGGTTCGATAAAAAAGGCATGTGGGGTTATTATTCAGTTATTACCAGGATTTACAGAAGAAAATATAGATTTTATTGAAGAAAAAATAGGGTCTGTTGAACATTTAATTAAAACACTTATGGAATCAACAAATTATGAGGCATTAATTAAAGAGATTTGTGAAGATGCTCAAGTTGTTGGCATAAATCAATTATTTTTTAAATGTACTTGTAGTGAGGAAAAAGTTTTGAATACTTTAAAACTTTTAGAAAAAGAGGAAATAAATAAGGCAATAAATGATGGTGAAGAAATAGAAGTAGTTTGTGATTTTTGTAAAAACATTTTTATTATTATCCCTGAACAACTAAAAAAATTGATAATATGTTAA
- a CDS encoding ABC transporter ATP-binding protein, producing MEINNSGFENEKNMKIKKINKEEIKNSERVFEEVDITEIVEEGVKGLKQKIRLQKQLTSKYSKKILEGTIVSTTKNKPNIEKNVIELYNVKKWYITGDMLTPVLRGVDLKLEKGKFIVILGPSGSGKTTLLNTISGLDKTSEGDVFVLGNNLSLLKDSHLTKFRRENVGFIFQQYNLLSNLTAKENAEVGENLSRSKENKMSIDEIFKTIGMEEQMNKYPHQMSGGQQQRVSIARALAKNPEILFGDEPTGALDEEMGRKVLEILVDVKNKYNTTIIIVTHNPNISEIGDTVIHVRNGLIDEIKQNLNPKRPSDIDWS from the coding sequence ATGGAAATAAATAATTCTGGTTTTGAAAATGAAAAGAATATGAAAATAAAAAAAATAAATAAAGAGGAAATTAAAAATTCTGAAAGAGTTTTTGAAGAAGTTGATATAACTGAAATTGTAGAAGAAGGCGTTAAGGGTTTAAAACAAAAAATTCGTTTGCAAAAACAATTAACCTCAAAATATTCGAAAAAAATATTAGAAGGAACAATTGTTTCAACTACAAAAAATAAACCTAATATTGAAAAAAATGTCATTGAATTATATAATGTCAAAAAATGATATATAACAGGTGATATGTTAACTCCGGTTTTAAGAGGGGTTGATTTAAAGCTTGAAAAAGGTAAATTTATTGTTATTTTAGGGCCATCTGGTTCTGGAAAAACGACTTTGCTAAATACAATTTCAGGTTTAGATAAAACATCTGAAGGAGATGTCTTTGTATTAGGAAATAATTTGTCCTTATTAAAGGATTCACATTTAACTAAATTTCGTAGAGAAAATGTAGGTTTTATTTTTCAACAGTACAATCTTTTATCAAATTTGACTGCAAAAGAAAATGCAGAAGTTGGTGAAAACTTAAGTAGGTCAAAGGAAAATAAAATGTCAATTGACGAAATTTTTAAAACTATTGGAATGGAAGAACAAATGAATAAATACCCCCATCAGATGTCTGGTGGTCAACAACAAAGGGTTTCTATTGCTAGAGCATTAGCAAAAAATCCTGAAATTCTTTTTGGTGATGAACCAACAGGAGCATTGGATGAAGAAATGGGTAGAAAAGTTTTGGAAATACTTGTGGATGTTAAAAATAAATATAATACAACTATAATAATAGTTACTCATAACCCAAATATTAGTGAAATTGGGGATACTGTAATTCATGTAAGAAATGGATTAATTGATGAAATTAAACAAAACTTAAATCCAAAAAGACCATCAGATATTGATTGGTCATAA
- a CDS encoding DUF1904 family protein: MPIFIFRGVEKSKVEEYFSKIEELSEIIDVDIKK, encoded by the coding sequence ATGCCAATATTTATATTTAGAGGTGTAGAGAAATCAAAAGTAGAGGAATATTTTTCAAAAATAGAAGAACTTTCTGAAATTATTGATGTTGATATAAAAAAATAG
- the dusB gene encoding tRNA dihydrouridine synthase DusB: protein MKIKDIKIKGKVFLGPMAGTTNAAFRIICKEKGASLVYAEMVSTEGLVHNNKKTKTMIEVSNLEHPISLQIFGFDTNSFVEGAKIVEEFSKCDIIDINMGCPAPKVALRSQAGANLLKFPERVGEVIRAVVDNTSKPVTVKMRIGWDDENRNVVELAKIAEKNGASAIAVHGRTRNQFYTGKADWTWIKKVKEAVNIPVIGNGDVFDGPTAKKMLEETGCDGIMIARAAQGNPWIFREIQYFLETGKNLEKPSFNEWKETVLRHANLLIEMRGEEFAIKEMRKQLLWYIANLGNNQNTKDMKQKAVQINSLKNIEEIFELYEN, encoded by the coding sequence ATGAAAATTAAAGATATAAAAATAAAGGGAAAAGTTTTTTTAGGTCCAATGGCAGGAACTACAAATGCAGCATTTAGAATAATTTGTAAAGAAAAAGGTGCATCTTTAGTTTATGCTGAAATGGTTAGTACAGAAGGATTAGTTCATAATAATAAAAAGACTAAAACTATGATTGAAGTTTCTAATTTAGAACATCCAATAAGTTTACAAATTTTTGGTTTTGATACAAATTCTTTTGTTGAAGGTGCAAAAATTGTAGAAGAGTTTTCGAAATGTGACATAATTGATATAAATATGGGTTGCCCTGCTCCAAAGGTGGCTCTTAGAAGTCAAGCTGGAGCAAACTTATTAAAATTTCCTGAAAGAGTTGGTGAAGTAATAAGAGCCGTTGTTGATAATACATCTAAACCGGTTACAGTTAAAATGAGAATTGGTTGGGATGATGAAAATAGAAATGTTGTAGAGCTAGCAAAAATTGCAGAAAAAAATGGAGCAAGTGCAATTGCAGTACATGGAAGAACAAGAAATCAATTTTATACAGGTAAGGCAGATTGAACTTGAATTAAAAAAGTTAAAGAAGCAGTTAATATTCCAGTTATTGGAAATGGAGATGTTTTTGATGGTCCTACAGCAAAAAAAATGTTAGAAGAAACAGGTTGTGATGGAATTATGATAGCAAGGGCAGCACAAGGAAATCCATGAATTTTTAGAGAAATTCAATACTTTTTGGAGACTGGAAAAAATTTAGAAAAACCGTCTTTTAATGAATGAAAAGAAACAGTTTTAAGACATGCGAATTTATTAATTGAAATGCGTGGAGAAGAATTTGCAATAAAGGAAATGAGAAAACAACTTCTTTGATATATTGCAAATTTAGGAAATAATCAAAATACTAAAGATATGAAACAAAAAGCAGTTCAAATAAATTCTTTAAAAAATATTGAGGAAATATTTGAATTATATGAAAACTAG
- the lysS gene encoding lysine--tRNA ligase has translation MKDIFERNFSEQELVRRKKLEKLIEKNRNPFIENSFEKNYTISELFEKFNNFSKEELNLKDNENILIAGRIRLFREAGKKAIFANIQDQNSIIQIYIRQDEIGEEEFEYFRDLDLGDIIGITGTMMKTDHGELTVRIKKYILLTKALKPLPDKHAGIVDVEEKYRRRYVDLIMNPETKKIFIGRNKIIRTIQTYLDNKGYMEVETPILQSLRGGAAAKPFITHYNALDNDFYLRIATELHLKRCIVGGFEGVYEIGRLFRNEGISTRHNPEFTSIEIYVAYKNMIFLMDLCEELFRKCSLEVRNTTKINYGGFELDLSKPFKRWHMVDAIKEVCNVDFWKKMTYQEALKIAKKHNINVEKHHFSVGHIINLFFEEFVEQKIIEPTFIWGHPREISPLSKLNSEDSRFTDRFELFIIKREYANAFAELNNPIEQFDRFVDQIKEAEAGNDEATDMDIDFIEALEYGMPPTGGIGIGIDRLVMLLTNSESIKDVLLFPQMKPRGK, from the coding sequence ATGAAAGATATTTTTGAAAGAAATTTCTCAGAGCAGGAATTAGTCAGAAGAAAAAAATTAGAAAAATTAATTGAAAAAAATAGAAACCCATTTATTGAAAATAGTTTTGAAAAAAATTATACAATTTCTGAACTTTTTGAAAAATTTAATAATTTTTCAAAAGAAGAATTAAATTTAAAAGATAATGAAAATATTTTAATAGCAGGAAGAATTAGATTATTTAGAGAAGCTGGAAAAAAAGCTATTTTTGCAAATATTCAAGATCAAAATTCAATAATTCAAATTTATATTAGACAAGATGAAATTGGAGAAGAAGAATTTGAATACTTTAGAGATTTAGATTTAGGAGATATAATAGGAATTACAGGAACTATGATGAAAACAGATCATGGCGAATTAACAGTAAGAATAAAAAAATATATTTTATTAACAAAAGCATTAAAACCACTTCCAGATAAACACGCAGGAATTGTAGATGTAGAAGAAAAATATAGAAGAAGATATGTAGATCTTATTATGAATCCAGAGACAAAAAAAATTTTTATAGGAAGAAATAAAATTATAAGAACAATTCAAACATATTTGGATAACAAAGGTTATATGGAAGTTGAGACTCCTATATTACAATCTCTTAGAGGAGGAGCAGCAGCAAAACCATTTATAACACATTATAATGCTCTAGATAATGATTTTTATTTAAGAATTGCAACAGAATTACATCTAAAAAGATGTATTGTTGGTGGTTTTGAAGGAGTATATGAAATTGGAAGACTTTTTAGAAATGAAGGAATAAGTACTAGACATAATCCAGAATTTACTTCAATTGAAATTTATGTTGCCTATAAAAATATGATTTTCTTAATGGATTTATGTGAAGAACTATTTAGGAAATGTTCTTTGGAAGTTAGAAATACAACAAAAATTAATTATGGTGGTTTTGAATTAGATTTATCAAAACCTTTTAAAAGATGACACATGGTGGATGCAATAAAAGAAGTTTGTAATGTTGATTTTTGAAAAAAAATGACATATCAAGAAGCTTTAAAAATTGCAAAGAAACATAACATAAACGTTGAAAAACATCATTTCTCTGTAGGCCATATAATAAATTTATTTTTTGAAGAATTTGTAGAACAAAAAATTATTGAACCAACTTTTATTTGAGGACATCCAAGAGAAATTTCTCCTCTTTCAAAATTAAATTCAGAGGATTCAAGATTCACTGATAGATTTGAATTGTTTATAATTAAACGTGAATATGCGAATGCTTTTGCTGAATTAAATAACCCTATAGAACAATTTGATAGATTTGTAGATCAAATTAAAGAAGCAGAAGCTGGTAATGATGAAGCTACAGATATGGATATTGATTTTATTGAAGCATTAGAATACGGAATGCCTCCAACTGGAGGAATAGGAATAGGAATAGATAGATTAGTTATGTTACTAACTAATTCAGAATCAATTAAAGATGTTTTGCTGTTTCCACAAATGAAACCAAGAGGCAAATAA
- a CDS encoding class-II aminoacyl-tRNA synthetase family protein produces MKFGITLGYVSKLNIGETIEGIEIINELLNSNLKKQFSLISVKSGLVTNKQTWLNDDFQQTKRPIDFDIISQSAYGEIIQANNKWRRYFLMLLENINPKKGIITNFTTVNRDVKVDNVNSIVFEEVGLEILANDINIEILNDYLISIYKLFCKIDNHISSKFSSLSNFHFSKKLTFITYKKLKELYPLLTFNERLNKFAKDNGSFVIQDYAEKVLGQKNMTQFSEDVFNLKTYSKLYIYNGECEKAISLVYAGYQVDRKILKEQNKILKENSKNMNEYNHLIKSNELPLTLSIGILTNRFIMTLLEKQHIGEVHSSIWSNDFISYCRVNGIKIF; encoded by the coding sequence ATGAAATTTGGAATTACTTTAGGATATGTTTCAAAATTGAATATTGGAGAAACTATTGAAGGAATTGAGATTATAAATGAATTGCTTAATTCTAACTTAAAAAAACAATTTAGCTTAATTTCTGTAAAAAGTGGATTAGTTACAAATAAACAAACTTGATTAAATGATGATTTTCAACAAACAAAAAGACCAATAGACTTTGATATTATAAGTCAAAGTGCTTATGGAGAAATAATTCAAGCAAATAATAAATGAAGAAGGTATTTTTTGATGTTATTGGAAAATATTAATCCTAAAAAAGGTATAATAACAAATTTTACAACTGTTAATAGAGATGTAAAGGTTGATAATGTAAATTCAATAGTTTTTGAAGAAGTTGGTTTAGAAATACTTGCTAATGATATTAATATTGAAATCTTAAATGATTATTTAATTAGTATATATAAACTTTTTTGTAAAATTGATAATCATATTTCAAGTAAATTTTCTTCGTTAAGTAACTTTCATTTCTCTAAAAAATTAACTTTTATTACATATAAAAAATTAAAAGAATTATATCCTTTACTAACTTTTAATGAAAGATTAAATAAATTTGCAAAAGATAATGGAAGTTTTGTAATACAGGATTATGCAGAAAAGGTTTTAGGTCAAAAAAATATGACTCAGTTTTCGGAGGATGTTTTTAATTTAAAAACTTATTCAAAATTATATATTTATAATGGTGAATGTGAAAAAGCAATATCATTAGTTTATGCAGGCTATCAAGTGGACAGAAAAATTTTAAAAGAACAAAATAAAATTTTAAAAGAAAATTCAAAAAATATGAATGAGTATAATCATTTAATTAAATCAAATGAATTGCCATTAACTTTATCAATAGGAATTTTAACAAATAGGTTTATAATGACTTTATTAGAAAAACAACATATAGGAGAAGTTCACTCATCAATATGAAGCAATGATTTTATTTCTTATTGTAGAGTAAATGGAATTAAAATTTTCTAA
- a CDS encoding IspD/TarI family cytidylyltransferase has protein sequence MISLIIVANGSSVRFGENKMLVKLKDEFLILKTIKNFLDFNEIDQIILVSNDQIFNVVNLKEVEKVYGGLTRSESVQKGLEKVRNDFVIIHDGARPFTSKKLIKKLIQNLKPNIAVIPILKITNCLKKISNNKIKTVDREQYFISQTPQGFYTKLIIDCYKNFNRDWFDDSQAIEENNGKLILIEGDKKNIKITFKEDIETNLFFAKKM, from the coding sequence ATGATTAGTTTAATTATAGTTGCAAATGGATCAAGTGTAAGATTTGGAGAAAATAAGATGCTTGTTAAATTAAAAGACGAGTTTTTAATTTTAAAAACAATAAAAAACTTTTTAGATTTTAATGAGATAGATCAAATTATTTTAGTTTCAAATGATCAAATATTTAATGTTGTAAATTTAAAAGAAGTGGAAAAGGTTTATGGTGGTTTAACAAGATCTGAATCAGTTCAAAAAGGATTAGAAAAAGTAAGAAATGATTTTGTAATAATTCATGATGGAGCTAGACCATTTACTTCAAAAAAGTTAATAAAAAAACTAATTCAAAATTTAAAACCAAATATTGCTGTAATTCCCATTTTAAAGATTACAAATTGTTTAAAAAAAATTTCAAATAATAAAATAAAAACAGTTGATAGAGAACAATATTTTATTTCACAAACACCACAAGGTTTTTATACAAAACTTATAATTGATTGTTACAAAAATTTTAATAGAGATTGATTTGATGATAGTCAAGCAATTGAAGAAAATAATGGAAAATTAATTTTAATTGAAGGTGATAAAAAGAACATTAAAATAACTTTTAAAGAAGATATAGAAACTAATTTATTTTTTGCAAAAAAGATGTAG
- the rpsF gene encoding 30S ribosomal protein S6 has protein sequence MMIRKYEVMYIIDKDATDLKGVQKKLNDILTANNGKILESEEWGLKEFAYEIKKKKSGYYFVLIVETDSANINEFERVSRIDKNIVRNLVINTENEKKYIQSTKLSKTDMSKFKEEKRPSRGFEKRMSPKRENNTGDSETKTPATNSEEKSLKKITTSKVEE, from the coding sequence ATGATGATAAGAAAATACGAAGTAATGTATATTATTGATAAAGATGCAACTGATTTAAAAGGAGTTCAAAAAAAATTAAACGATATACTTACTGCTAATAATGGAAAAATTTTGGAATCTGAAGAGTGAGGATTAAAGGAATTTGCATACGAAATTAAAAAAAAGAAAAGTGGATATTATTTTGTATTGATAGTTGAAACAGATTCAGCGAATATTAATGAGTTTGAACGTGTTTCAAGAATTGATAAAAATATTGTTAGAAATTTGGTTATTAATACAGAAAATGAAAAAAAATACATTCAATCAACAAAATTATCTAAAACAGATATGTCTAAATTTAAAGAAGAAAAAAGACCATCAAGAGGATTTGAAAAAAGAATGTCACCTAAAAGAGAAAATAATACAGGTGATAGTGAAACTAAAACACCAGCAACAAATTCAGAAGAAAAAAGTTTAAAAAAAATTACTACTTCAAAAGTAGAAGAGTAA